One Dermatophagoides farinae isolate YC_2012a chromosome 6, ASM2471394v1, whole genome shotgun sequence genomic window carries:
- the LOC124493437 gene encoding uncharacterized protein LOC124493437, which translates to MPRPGRNTYGDQKPPYSYISLTFMAIQSSEEKMLTLNDIYKFIMDRFPYYRKNTQRWQNSLRHNLSFNDCFIKIPRRPDKPGKGSYWALHPNSGDMFENGSFLRRRKRFKLMNGRSIMANGRKMDHEMNDLKNYDSSDSMDEKSNKSSSMILPFAHHHDDDHHHYKSITMKSNQKSGKNDKIKSMACLNNIDNDRQTTKTSKTSSFAKQSFSIEHLIGPQKDSTTATTIKSNPLSGLIVNNTDVAATANAIQAALSAASSVSNHSLFLSSASGHHQQQQQQPHLFRTETGNPFRSISSTTSGLPLLSPPSTTTTSTTVAANSPPSSTAAAALAALNPLTWTTSPYAVAAVAAASLSSQLNVPLSSAEFPQLFNASLLNGNNNAAMTNNNNNNNTNSDSFSTNLANQLSFVRQNFFQNISHFQTFAFAAAAAAQAAQINHHHHHHPNHDAAELLRAAGSATLTPPPNSSSPSPPIRVDSVSSQTSTRSLDILNDAIAFK; encoded by the coding sequence atgcctAGGCCAGGTCGAAATACATATGGTGATCAAAAGCCACCATATTCTTACATATCATTAACATTTATGGCAATACAAAGTTCAGAAGAGAAAATGCTCACATTAAATGACATCTATAAATTCATTATGGATCGATTTCCATACTACCGGAAAAATACGCAAAGATGGCAAAATTCCTTGCGTCACAATCTGTCTTTCAACGATTGTTTCATAAAAATTCCACGGCGTCCAGACAAACCAGGCAAAGGTAGTTATTGGGCTTTACATCCAAATTCTGGTGATATGTTTGAGAATGGAAGTTTTTTACGTCGTCGTAAACGttttaaattgatgaatggCCGTTCAATAATGGCAAATGGTCGAAAAATGGatcatgaaatgaatgatttgaaaaattatgattcatCCGACAGTATGGATGAAAAATcgaacaaatcatcatcgatgatctTACCATTTGCTCatcaccatgatgatgatcatcatcattacaaatcgataacaatgaaatcgaatcaaaaatctggaaaaaatgacaaaatcaaatcaatggcTTGCttgaataatattgataACGATAgacaaacaacgaaaacgtcgaaaacatcatcatttgcaaaacaatcattttctATTGAACATTTAATTGGGCCGCAAAAAGATTCGACTACGGCCACAACAATTAAATCGAATCCATTGTCTGGATTAATTGTAAATAATACAGATGTAGCTGCAACCGCTAATGCAATTCAAGCAGCACTTTCAGCCGCATCATCGGTTTCAAATCATTccttatttttatcatcagcatctggtcatcatcaacaacaacaacaacaaccacattTATTTCGCACGGAAACGGGTAATCCGTTTCGTtcgatatcatcaacaacatcggGACTGCCACTTTTATCGCCACcatcgacgacgacaacgtcAACAACAGTAGCAGCAaattcaccaccatcatctactgctgctgctgcattAGCGGCATTAAATCCACTAACGTGGACAACATCACCATATGCAGTGGCCGCTGTTGCAGCTGcctcattatcatcacaattgaatgttccattatcatcggcCGAATTTCCTCAATTATTCAACGCTTCATTGTTGAACGGCAATAATAATGCTGcaatgacaaacaacaacaacaacaacaatactaATAGTGATTCCTTCTCAACAAATCTAGCCAATCAATTGTCGTTTGTGCGACAGAATTTCTTTCAGaatatttctcattttcagACATTTGCATTTGCAGCCGCTGCTGCTGCGCAAGCTGCtcaaattaatcatcatcatcatcatcatcctaaTCATGATGCTGCCGAATTATTACGTGCAGCAGGTTCAGCAACActaacaccaccaccaaattcatcatcaccatcaccaccgaTACGTGTAGATTCGGTCAGTAGTCAAACATCAACAAGATCATTGgacattttgaatgatgccattgcattcaaataa
- the LOC124493435 gene encoding major facilitator superfamily domain-containing protein 12, producing the protein MDNPTITTGRSGNHLSLLQKLAISMGHVFNDLCAAFWFTYLLIYMHFVNQFNSNTSGTLMLVGQVADGLATPFVGIECDRKLDWFFCKYGRRKCWHLIGTLCVFLSFPFLFNQCIGCENSPEHSQIIYYAAFITIFQFGWAAVQISHLSLIPASTPHSSERIELNSYRYAFTVFANITVYILMWLLLKTNDEQSGSQISPSDASTFRNVAFIIIGMGTVFTLIFHAGTRERNTDNDGEVMDQEQQQQQQVATLSTDLRDECRVTVWHGWLKEIRFYKVALLYMGTRLTINLTQVYIPNYLQESLYLPKKSVAYIPLVTYTSGFLSSFLMKYINQTLGKKVTYLIGAILSLGACTWIFFGTDENFKQWGIFVVSVIIGASNSIMLITSLGITNDLIGKNTASGSFVFGAMSFVDKVSNGIAVWVIEHFKPCATFSCICCDYYYRDILTFVCGGATALAIASLAIMTTDKKKKRPIVVNEYRTATVVAAAATIITPDSTMLSNHHENIINKDELEDEQTPLLNHSSNSICH; encoded by the exons atggacaacCCAACCATCACGACAGGAAGATCAGGCAACCATTTGTCTTTGCTACAAAAACTGGCCATCAGTATGGGTCATGTATTCAACGATTTATGTGCAGCATTCTGGTTCACATATCTACTAATTTATATGCATTTcgtcaatcaatttaatagTAATACTTCGGGTACGCTTATGTTGGTCGGTCAAGTTGCCGATGGATTGGCCACACCATTCGTCGGTATTGAATGTGATCGAAAATTGGATTGGTTTTTCTGTAAATACGGACGTAGGAAATGTTGGCATTTGATAGGAACATTGTGtgtatttttatcatttccatttctaTTTAATCAATGTATTGGCTGTGAAAATTCGCCGGAACATTCACAGATAATCTATTATGCTGCATTTATCACGATATTTCAATTTGGTTGGGCAGCGGTCCAGATTTCTCATCTATCACTGATACCAGCATCGACACCACATTCATCTGAACgtattgaattaaattcttACCGTTATGCATTCACTGTGTTTGCAAACATAACCGTTTATATACTCATGTGGCTACtattgaaaacaaacgaTGAACAAAGTGGATCACAAATTAGTCCAAGTGATGCATCGACATTTCGTAATGTGgctttcatcattattggaatGGGCACCGTATTCACATTGATATTTCATGCTGGAACACGTGAACGAAAcactgataatgatggtgaagtAATGGatcaagaacaacaacaacaacaacaggtgGCAACATTATCGACCGATTTGAGAGACGAATGTCGTGTTACAGTATGGCATGGATGGTTGAAAGAAATTCGTTTCTATAAAGTAGCATTACTTTATATGGGAACACGTTTAACGATCAATCTGACGCAGGTTTACATTCCAAATTATCTCCAAGAAAGTTTATATTTACCAAAA AAAAGTGTTGCTTACATTCCGCTGGTCACTTATACAAGTGgatttctttcatcatttcttatGAAATACATTAATCAAACATTGGGCAAAAAG GTAACATATCTTATTGGTgcaatattatcattgggTGCTTGTACATGGATATTTTTTGGTACCGACGAGAACTTTAAACAGTGGGGAATATTTGTTGTATCTGTCATCATCGGTGCATCAAATTCTATAATGCTTATCACTAGTCTTGGAAtaacaaatgatttgattggcAAAAATACG GCAAGTGGATCATTCGTATTTGGGGCAATGAGTTTTGTCGATAAAGTATCTAATGGAATTGCGGTTTGGGTCATTGAACATTTCAAACCTTGCGC AACTTTTTCATGTATATgctgtgattattattatcgtgaCATATTGACATTTGTTTGTGGTGGTGCTACAGCATTGGCTATTGCCAGTTTAGCTATAATGACAACggataaaaagaaaaaacgaccAATTGTGGTCAATG AATATCGAACGGCtactgttgttgctgctgctgcaacAATCATCACACCAGATTCTACAATGCTgtctaatcatcatgaaaatatcatcaataaggATGAGTTGGAGGATGAACAAACACCATTACTCAATCATTCTTCTAATTCTATTTGCCATTAA